In Chroogloeocystis siderophila 5.2 s.c.1, the DNA window TTAATTCACAAGATTTTTTCAACAGCATCCAATTACCAATTACCCATTACCAATTACCCATTACCCATCCCGAAGAATGGAAACAATGTGATCGTGGAATCATCATCGCCGGACTTGCCCAACCGCAACAACCACGCGAATATTGTGGTGCGATCGCCCAACTTGCTAAAACACTCAAATTTCCCGTACTCGCTGAAGCACTTTCCCCAGTCAGAAACTTTGCAGATCTTAACCCTTATCTCATTTCTACCTACGACTTGATTGTCCGCAATCCTCAGTTAGCACAACAGCTACAACCAAACATCGTAATTCAAATTGGGGAACTGCCCACAAGTAAAGATCTGCGTCAATGGCTAAGCGTGACTCAACCCCAGCGCTGGATTATTGACCCCTGCGATCATAATCTCGATCCTTTACACGGAAAAACAATTCATCTACGCACCACAGTAGAACAACTAGCGCAATCGATTGCACCGAAAGCACCAACTCCATATTTACAATTATGGTGTGATGTGGAAGCTAAAGTAAGGTCAGCGTGCGATCGCACAATGGCAGAAATTGACCATTTATTTGAAGGTAAAGCCGCCTGGTTACTGTCGCAAATTCTCCCACCAGAAACCCCCTTATTTATTGCTAATAGTATGCCCGTGCGCGATATGGAGTTTTTCTGGAAACCGAGTAATTCTAATATCCGCCCATTTTTTAACCGTGGTGCAAATGGTATTGATGGCACATTGTCAACTGCCTTAGGAGTCGCACATCGCAATCACAGCAGTGTGTTACTAACTGGCGATTTGGCTTTATTACACGATACAAACGGTTTTTTAATTACTAATAAGTTTACTGGACATTTAACAATTGTTCTGATTAATAATAACGGCGGTGGTATTTTTGAAATGTTACCTATCTCCAAATTTGAACCACCTTTTGAGGAGTTTTTTGCCACCCCACAAAATATAGATTTTGCTCAATTATGTGCTACCTATAATGTAGAGCATGAGTTAATTCAATCTTGGGAACAATTGCAACAAAAATTAAATCCCCTTCCTGCAACAGGAATTAGAGTCTTGGAATTAAAAACAAATAGAAAATCTGATGCCAAATGGCGGAAAGAGAATTTAGGAAATCTTGCAGCGATTACTATGTGACTTTATTTCTCTTAGAGGTTTTCATACGTTTATTTCTCTACTCCACAGTCCTGAGAGTTTCCAAACCAATCTCCATTCAAACTCCCCCAAATTTGGGAGATTAGGGGGCAGAGCGAGTAACTTATTTTACTTTTAAAACACCGTCTTACCCCATGTTTTAACTCAGTAGCATTAGCAAAAGGGAATGATCGCAGGATTATATCTCCCGACTCATAGCTTTGCATTAGTTAAAGCGTGTCGTAGATACTATCTGACTGCTCATATCCAGCAAAGAATTGCTCTGCTGTTAGCTTAGACCAATCTACTTGATCTGATATATTTCCCTGGTTGCTGATCACTTCGTATTCGCGCCTAAACTCGTTGATTACAGTTTTTTTGATTAGCTGTTAACCAATTATCTTTCGAGAGTTTTCTAACACGCTCAATAATCTTAGATAAATCAAGGAAATGCTCAAGCTGTTTCAGGTTAAGTCTATAAGATTTCCTTGAAACTACATCTGATGAAGCAATACTAAATGTTATTTGGAGGAACTTCTCTAGAAAGACAATTAGGCTTTCATCTTTGCTAACGACTTTTTCAACCCACTGCTTGACTTCTTTCTCTCCAGCCCAATCTTGCCAACGATATAAAATACTTGCAAGCTTTGGTGTTTGCAGTAGGAGATCGTGCTGTGCAGCAAAACTTACTTTTTCTAAAGTAATTTTTTCTAGTTCTTGAAGATGCTGTTCGCTGACAATCCATTTATCTTCTGGATATGGCTTGTCTACCCCATACTTTCCATGTGCTTGACCATATGTTATAACTTCGTACTCAATTATTGAAAGAGCATTGCCGTTCTCGATTGCCTTTTTCAAAATACTAAAGCGTTCTTGTTCATCCAGCCTACGTAACATCTGGTAAATAACACGACCAATTCTAGTTTCATTCCCAAAATCAAACATTCTGCACTTGTCATCTTCAGGAAGTAGAAGCTGGTCGCCTATATTAAATAAAGCTTGTACAATTAAAGGAATTCTTTCCAGAGGAATTTCTTCTGTAGTGTAATCTTCAAGCCGCTCAAGAAATAGTCTAGCTCTAGTAATTCCATCTGGGTGTTTTTGCTTGCTAAGTTCCACAAGCTTTTCTTTAAATTTTTTTACATCATCTACTAAAGCAAGAATCTCTTTTAGCTCAAAGTTTGAGAAATCACCTCCTGGTATTGCTAACTGAAAATATCTTGGAAAGATCTCTGGGCTACATATACGAAGTCTCTTACGCCATAGTGACTCAGATTTTACAACAGTAAAAATAGTATTATTTCTCCACACAGATTGGAACTTAGGAAAAAGGCGTAGAAGTAACTTTTTGGCTGTCTCTCTGTCTTCTTCTTGAACTGTAGCAAGGCATGAGTTATAAAGAGATTTTATTGCTTCGCTTGTAGAGGTGTGAGTACTCCCAGTATCAAAATATCCAATAAACGCTTCAGGATTCTTCTGGATTATGTTATACATTGCCGAGCAAAACACACGGAGTGATTCAATAACAATAGTGAATGATGAAGTTCAACAGTGTTGATTTACCTAAACCCCAAGGAGCACATAGA includes these proteins:
- the menD gene encoding 2-succinyl-5-enolpyruvyl-6-hydroxy-3-cyclohexene-1-carboxylic-acid synthase, with protein sequence MLDFRNTNTVWGSILAETFGRLGLKTAVICPGSRSTPLAIAFTQTDRVEAIPILDERSAAFFALGIARQTKHPVVLVCTSGTAAANFYPAIIEARESQVPLIVLTADRPPELRDCHSGQTIDQVKLYGTYANWYAELALPSLEIEMLAYLRQTLIYAWERSRYPVAGVVHLNIPFRDPLAPIPDSTIAVFQSQFNSQDFFNSIQLPITHYQLPITHPEEWKQCDRGIIIAGLAQPQQPREYCGAIAQLAKTLKFPVLAEALSPVRNFADLNPYLISTYDLIVRNPQLAQQLQPNIVIQIGELPTSKDLRQWLSVTQPQRWIIDPCDHNLDPLHGKTIHLRTTVEQLAQSIAPKAPTPYLQLWCDVEAKVRSACDRTMAEIDHLFEGKAAWLLSQILPPETPLFIANSMPVRDMEFFWKPSNSNIRPFFNRGANGIDGTLSTALGVAHRNHSSVLLTGDLALLHDTNGFLITNKFTGHLTIVLINNNGGGIFEMLPISKFEPPFEEFFATPQNIDFAQLCATYNVEHELIQSWEQLQQKLNPLPATGIRVLELKTNRKSDAKWRKENLGNLAAITM